In the candidate division KSB1 bacterium genome, AGCACGGGATCACGCACATCCTTGACCTGAATCATGTTTTGTCGCCGCGCACGTTCTACACGCTGAAGATTGCCCGCTACGACTTCGACTTCAAGTCGTACCTGTACAAAGATCCCCACGACCCGCGTTACGTGAACCCGGAAATCCTCCGCAATCGCCAGGACGCCTTCAGCTTCCTGACAGGCGGCACCAACATGAACCACTTCTACCGGACGACCACGGCGCTGAACCTCCGGTTCGACATCACCTCCCAGGTCACCAAGATCCACCAGATCAAAGGGGGCCTGGAGGCGCGCAGGGACCGCATCTGGGTCAACAGCTTCGAGGCTTACTACAAAGGGCTTCCTGGCGGCGGCATCTTCGACCCGACAGCCTATTTTACGCGGGGGAGGTATACGCAGAGGCCGGCCACGGCAGCGGCGTACATCCAGGACAAGATCGAACTTCAGAGCATGACGGTGAACGTGGGCCTCCGCTACGATTACTTCGATCCCCGGTGGAAGGTACCGACGGACCTGCGCGACCCGACCAATATCTACCGTCCCCGTTCCGACGCGTACCGGTCGGCCCGGGCAAAACATCAGTGGAGCCCGCGCGTGGGACTCGCTTTCCCCATCACGGAAAGCGGGGTGATTCATGCTTCCTACGGTCATTTCTTCCAGATCCCACCCTACGAGTACCTGTACACGAACCCGCGGTTTGCTGTAGCTCCCGGGGGACTGAGCACCCTCATGGGCAATGCCGACCTGAACCCGCAGTCCACCGTGATCTACGAGGTGGGGCTCCAGCAGGGTTTTCTCGGCTGGCTGGGGATCGACGTGACCGGGTATTACAAGGACGCGCGGAACCTCCTCGGCACCCGCATCTACGAGACTTACGCCCTTGGCGATCGCTACGCGCGCTACGAGAACCGGGATTACGGCAACATTCGCGGCGTGACGCTGTCCATCAACAAGCAGCCCACAGCGGCTGACCATCTCACCCTGTCTTTGGACTACACGTTCCAAATCGCCGAAGGAAACGCTTCCGACCCGAACCAGGAGTTCTACAACCAGCAGTCCACGCCGCCGAAGAAGAGCAACATTCAGGTCGTGCCCCTCAATTGGGATCAGCGGCACACCGTCAATCTTGCGGTTTCGTTTGACCTGCCTCACGTGTTCAGCGCGGGGCTCGTTGGGCAATTCCAAAGCGGGCTTCCCTACACGCCAGCCATCCAGAGTCTGGAAACGACCTTCGAGAACAGTGGGCGTAAGCCGTTCAACTACACCGTAGACCTTCGTTTGGCACGGTACTTCGCACTGGGGAAGGCCACTGCCGGCCTCTTCCTCAAGGTGTACAATCTTTTCGACCGGAAAAACGAGCTGGAGGTTTACGCAGACACGGGACGGGCTGGCTACTCCCTTGTGAGCCACTACGTGGTGGAACGTCGGGAGGACGTCAACACGCTGGCCGAGTGGCTCAAACGGCCCGACTTTTATTCGGAGCCCCGCAAGGTGCTAGTGGGTCTGGAGCTCGAGTTTTGATCGCTAAGGAAGAGAACCGAGCGCAGAGCCTCCTCCCGCCCCAAGAGTTTCGCTGGCATGGGGGTCGAGCTCCTACGGGCGGAGGGGAGAAAACGCCGTGAAGGGGCACGAGGCAAGGCTTGACGGTTGATCCGGGGAATGGCTCATGGTGAATGTACGGACGTGGCAAATCCGTGCGGGCCTCATCGCTCTGGTGGCGGTGACCGAGGTCACTGCCGCTCTGGCCCAGGTCCGGATTCCGCCGGAAATGCGAGGCAACCGGCGCTATCGCAAGGAAGGCATCCACAACGGGAACCTGGTGGAGACGCTGTTCTACAACTTCGGCGAGGTGGCCTGGTGGGGTCGGCAGCCGTCCGGTGTCTGGCCTAAGGGGAGCAACCACTCGTACATGGACGGCATCACCCCCATCGTTGTGGCGCAGGTCATCAACCATCGGGGCGACACCCTCTACCTTTGTGAAGCGGGTTATCGCGAGCTCATGGACATCTCTCCGGAGGGCGTGGAGCGCGGCTGGCAACCCCGGCCCGGCTACGCGAACCCTTTACAGGACAAGATCGCCATGAGCGACGATCCCAACAGCTGGCCACCCCGCTGGCCCGACAAGGATGCCAGCTGGAGTGGGTACTGGAACGGCTACTTCGGGAAGAGAACAAATGCCGACCAGGAAAGCTACTTTGTAATGGACGACAACTGCGACGACGCCCACGACTTCTACCCGGACTCTACTGACCTCACCCGCCGCGGGCTCGGACTCCGGGTCGGGGTTCGCGGGTTCCAATGGTCGAATATGCTGGCCGAAGACCTCATCTTCTGGCATTACGATATCACGAACGAGGGGACCTACCACTACAAGAAGATCGTGTTCGGAATGTACGTGGATGTGGGGGTGGGCGGTCAGTTCGACTCCAACGACGACAACGCCTCCTTCGATTTGGGCCAGGACATCACGTACTCTTGGGACACGAACGGCATAGGTGAGACCGGGTGGGGACCGACGGGGTATTGCGGATACGCCTTCCTGGAGAGCCCGGGCAACCCCTACAACCGCATCGACGACGACGGAGACGGCGAAGCCGGAAGCCCGGTGATCACAGAGAATATGCTCTTGGGGGAGATCCCGGAGAACCGGATCGATGACAACGGCAACGGCCTGATCGACGAAGCCACCATGCACATCGGCTTCAAGTACGCCGATGGCATCGATAACAACGGCGATGGCCGTGTGGACGAAATGATCGATGAACGTCGCGACGACGGCATCGACAATGACCTGGACTGGGATCCCGAACGGGACGACGTCGGCAACGATGGCCTGGCCGGCACCGGCGACGCGGGCGAGGGAGATGGCCTGCCCACCGCAGGCGAGCCCCACTTCGATGCCACCGACAAGGACGAGTCGGATCAGATTGGCCTGACCGCCTTCGATGTCTTCTACATCGGAACGGGGGTCGCGTTCTACGACGATAAGGAGATCTGGGACCGGGTCTGCTACAGCCACTTCGACACGAAGCTCCAGAACGGCAATATTGCCTTCCTGTACGGTTCGGGGCCTATCCCCTTAAAACCGCTCCAGACCGAACGCTTCTCCGTGTGCCTAGTCTTCGGCGAGAACCTGGAGGACATCAAACGCAATAAGGTGACCGTCCAAGAGATCTACAACAACAATTACAACTTCGCCCGGCCGCCAGACAAACCCCGCGTTTGGGCCGTTGCCGGAGACCGCAAGGTGACCCTCTACTGGGACGACCGCGCCGAGCGCAGCTACGACCCCTTCATGGACCCACCTAATGACTTCGAAGGCTACAAGATCTACAAGAGCACGGATCCTGGCTTCTTAGACGCGCGGGTCATCACCAACGCCTTTGGCGAGCAGACTTTCCTAAAGCCCGTGGCGCAGTTCGACATCCGCAACGATGTGCAGGGGTTCTTCCCCCTGGACTATCAGGGCGTCAAGATTTATATGGGGGACAACAAGGGCCTCCAGCACTCGTGGACCGATACCGACGTCATCAACGGCAAGACCTATTACTACGCGGTGGTCTCCTACGACCGGGGAGACCCAGACCTGCACATCTACCCGTCTGAGTGCAGCCGGGTGATCGTACAGGATATCAATGGCAACGTGAAACTGGACATCAACACGGTCCAGGTCACTCCCCAGGCCCCGGCAGCAGGGTTCCAGAAGGGGGGCGTCCAGGATTCCATCCGCCACGTCTCTGGCTTTGCGACCGGTCAGGTGTGGGTGGACGTGCTCGACCCACTCCTCGTTCCCGACGGCCGCAAGTACC is a window encoding:
- a CDS encoding TonB-dependent receptor, with product MSGSKTIAILLAGLLAFGLALTLEAGQTGKIAGKVVDAGTGEPLPGANVVLQGTQMGAAADIQGDYIILNVPPGTYNLTASMIGYRQVTVTGVRVSVDRTVRIDFRLEQQAIDLGKEIVVEARQPLVQRDLTATAASVSAEEIASLPVESFQEILQLQAGVVSDSRGELHIRGGRASEINYLIDGISVTDPFSGKMAVGVDHSSVQELKVISGTFNAEYGQVMSGIVEVVTKDPKDEFHTGATLYFGDYLSKHKDLFYNIDRVRPQDVYNGQFYATGPVPRTRGSVGYYVSLRRYYNDGWLYGQRRFHPSDSSSFDPKAVRIVQTGDNRPVAMNFRDELYGSLKLFLRLKPNLRVRYTGLGHWYRYRFYNHLYKYNPDGDVTNHEHGITHILDLNHVLSPRTFYTLKIARYDFDFKSYLYKDPHDPRYVNPEILRNRQDAFSFLTGGTNMNHFYRTTTALNLRFDITSQVTKIHQIKGGLEARRDRIWVNSFEAYYKGLPGGGIFDPTAYFTRGRYTQRPATAAAYIQDKIELQSMTVNVGLRYDYFDPRWKVPTDLRDPTNIYRPRSDAYRSARAKHQWSPRVGLAFPITESGVIHASYGHFFQIPPYEYLYTNPRFAVAPGGLSTLMGNADLNPQSTVIYEVGLQQGFLGWLGIDVTGYYKDARNLLGTRIYETYALGDRYARYENRDYGNIRGVTLSINKQPTAADHLTLSLDYTFQIAEGNASDPNQEFYNQQSTPPKKSNIQVVPLNWDQRHTVNLAVSFDLPHVFSAGLVGQFQSGLPYTPAIQSLETTFENSGRKPFNYTVDLRLARYFALGKATAGLFLKVYNLFDRKNELEVYADTGRAGYSLVSHYVVERREDVNTLAEWLKRPDFYSEPRKVLVGLELEF